One Helianthus annuus cultivar XRQ/B chromosome 7, HanXRQr2.0-SUNRISE, whole genome shotgun sequence genomic region harbors:
- the LOC118480453 gene encoding probable LRR receptor-like serine/threonine-protein kinase At3g47570, translated as MRDRFLKISYAQLLKATNGFSETNLIGNGGFSSVYKGVLNENDDTLVAVKVLRLQNRGAERSFMRECEAWRNIRHRNLLRIITSCSSIDFQGNDFKALVYEFMPKGSLHDWLYTSEGTSRLNYIQITNILADVASALDYLHNHCVPIVVHGDLKPSNILLNDEMVAHVGDFGLARFLGTTSYQNSSTGIRGTIGYAAPEYGLGSDMTTNGDVYSFGMLLLEVMTGKKPTDDIFNEGHSLHKFASMALPDHVMDIIDLNILNIYQGVCEADAQKIEECLASTIKIGVSCSLDSPSLRMNMEKVVHELHRIQNTLPNIEI; from the exons ATGAGAGATCGATTCTTGAAAATTTCATACGCTCAACTTCTCAAGGCTACCAATGGCTTCTCCGAAACCAATTTGATTGGAAATGGTGGGTTCAGTTCCGTTTATAAAGGAGTCCTTAATGAAAATGATGATACACTTGTCGCAGTGAAAGTTCTGCGTCTTCAAAATCGAGGGGCGGAAAGAAGCTTTATGAGGGAGTGTGAAGCATGGCGAAACATTCGACACCGTAATCTGTTAAGGATAATAACTTCATGTTCAAGCATtgactttcaaggaaatgatttCAAAGCTTTGGTATACGAGTTTATGCCCAAAGGGAGTTTACACGATTGGCTTTATACAAGTGAAGGTACATCCAGGTTAAACTATATTCAGATAACAAATATTCTTGCCGATGTCGCGTCTGCACTTGATTATCTTCATAATCACTGTGTACCAATCGTTGTTCACGGTGACTTGAAGCCTAGCAACATTCTACTCAACGATGAAATGGTGGCTCATGTCGGAGACTTTGGTTTAGCTCGCTTTCTTGGAACAACTTCTTACCAAAACAGCTCCACCGGCATTAGAGGAACAATTGGTTACGCTGCTCCAG AATATGGACTCGGGAGTGATATGACAACTAATGGAGATGTCTATAGTTTTGGAATGCTATTACTAGAGGTGATGACCGGAAAAAAGCCAACTGATGACATATTTAATGAAGGGCATAGCCTTCATAAATTTGCTTCCATGGCTTTGCCTGACCATGTAATGGATATTATTGATCTCAACATTCTAAACATTTATCAAGGAGTGTGTGAAGCAGATGCACAGAAAATAGAAGAATGTTTGGCTTCAACAATCAAAATTGGAGTATCATGCTCTCTGGATTCCCCATCACTAAGGATGAATATGGAAAAGGTTGTACATGAATTGCATCGTATCCAGAATACACTTCCAAATATTGAG ATCTAA
- the LOC118480280 gene encoding putative receptor-like protein kinase At3g47110, with product MRFLFYVILVIFLTSTSISSSYDGGNETDHHALLKIKSMITRDPYGALTSWNTSLHFCDWYGVKCGKRHRRVTFVALQSLGLEGSLSPHVGNLSFLRVFSLANNSFQGAIPHEIGNLNRLTILYLGANTFNGVIPTNLSGCLNLQKLDLSRNKLVGSIPKEISFLSKLSFLSLGLNKLTGGIPPFLGNITSMETFSVVRNPVGWDHSRHLRIAPLLYRFGSSFLQVSRSAPRSIGNLSDQLGSLTLYGNNLHGNLPTSIGNLVGLAGLHLGRKPIHRKHPSTIGQLPDALGNLSSLLQLYLFSKQVRRGNIPSSLGSCGSLTSLSLKGNLFQGMIPPSLSSLKGLVELDISHNNLSGQIPRFLERFLFRIFEPII from the exons ATGCGTTTCCTCTTTTACGTTATTCTTGTTATATTTCTAACTTCCACGTCCATCTCATCTTCCTATGACGGTGGAAATGAGACCGATCATCACGCTTTGCTCAAGATCAAGTCAATGATCACTCGAGATCCATATGGAGCTTTAACTTCATGGAACACCTCCCTTCATTTTTGTGATTGGTATGGTGTTAAATGTGGGAAGCGACATAGAAGGGTGACTTTTGTAGCACTACAGTCGCTGGGTCTAGAAGGCTCTTTGTCTCCTCATGTAGGGAACCTCAGCTTCCTCCGTGTGTTTTCTCTCGCTAACAATAGCTTTCAAGGAGCCATCCCTCATGAAATCGGTAATCTAAATAGGCTGACTATTCTTTATCTTGGTGCAAACACATTCAACGGAGTCATTCCAACTAATTTGTCTGGTTGTTTAAACCTTCAAAAGCTTGATCTATCTAGAAACAAGCTAGTTGGAAGCATACCCAAAGAGATCAGCTTCCTCTCCAAACTTTCTTTTCTTTCACTTGGTCTTAATAAGTTAACAGGTGGAATCCCGCCTTTCTTGGGGAACATTACGTCGATGGAAACGTTCAGTGTTGTTAGAAATCCGGTGGGGTGGGATCATTCCAGACACCTTAG AATTGCACCACTTTTATATCGTTTTGGCTCTAGCTTTTTGCAAGTTTCAAGGAGTGCTCCTAGATCAATTGGTAACCTTTCTGATCAACTCGGGTCTCTGACTCTGTACGGAAATAATTTACATGGAAACCTCCCCACGTCAATTGGTAATCTAGTTGGCTTGGCTGGTTTACATTTAGGACGTAAACCAATTCACAGGAAGCATCCTTCAACCATCG GGCAACTTCCTGATGCCTTAGGGAACTTGTCATCTTTACTCCAACTTTATTTGTTTTCCAAACAAGTTAGAAGGG GTAACATTCCTAGTAGCCTTGGTAGTTGTGGCAGCCTTACCAGTTTGTCCCTCAAAGGCAACTTGTTTCAAGGCATGATACCGCCATCattaagttccttaaaaggaTTGGTGGAACTCGATATTTCTCATAACAATTTATCGGGCCAAATTCCTCGATTCTTGGAACGGTTCTTGTTTAGAATATTTGAACCTATCATATAA